Proteins encoded by one window of Chondromyces crocatus:
- a CDS encoding SPFH domain-containing protein — translation MDRIPSWGRVTAQPNEFLIQIRDGKVRRSGQGVSCFKLSGDSVTLIPTSISKLSFRADQVTLEKTGVEVTGLAVYRIVEPLLAFRMIDQDRGSLTDILQEMFVGATRRIVAGLTLEACLTHRKERVAAALLAEITPVLAGEGSLGDTATAGWGVVIDTIEIQDVRVLSQEVFARLQAPYREKLALEALEAHAKVAQREAALEAEKRRAAELARRELMKEEEARLMAERQREMEALEHRQALERRTVEARARTAQREAELAAERQRAAEQAHRELMAEEEVRLSAERQREADAMAHEQALEQRALDAKLSQARQRGEAERERGRGEMELRRAQGELEATLLRLQRESCVDLSAARLEEVMLTETLPKVAESFRGTFDKVNVTSSDGDLFGFLSAGLEQVMRVARTRGQAPREDEPQRP, via the coding sequence ATGGACAGGATCCCGAGCTGGGGGCGCGTCACGGCACAGCCAAATGAGTTCTTGATTCAGATCCGTGATGGGAAGGTTCGTCGTAGTGGGCAAGGGGTGAGCTGCTTCAAGCTGTCGGGGGACAGCGTGACGCTCATCCCGACGTCGATCAGCAAGCTGTCGTTCCGGGCCGATCAGGTAACGCTGGAGAAGACGGGCGTGGAGGTGACCGGACTGGCCGTCTATCGGATCGTGGAGCCCCTGCTGGCGTTCCGGATGATCGATCAGGACCGGGGCTCACTCACCGACATCCTGCAGGAGATGTTCGTCGGCGCGACCCGACGCATCGTCGCAGGGCTGACGCTGGAGGCGTGCCTGACTCACCGGAAGGAGCGGGTCGCAGCGGCACTCCTGGCAGAGATCACGCCGGTGCTGGCTGGCGAGGGGTCCCTCGGCGATACGGCGACGGCAGGGTGGGGGGTGGTGATCGACACGATCGAGATCCAGGACGTCCGGGTGCTGTCGCAGGAGGTCTTCGCGCGGCTGCAGGCGCCCTATAGAGAGAAGCTCGCGCTGGAGGCGCTGGAGGCGCACGCAAAGGTGGCGCAGCGCGAGGCTGCGCTGGAGGCGGAGAAGCGGCGGGCAGCAGAGCTGGCGCGGCGCGAGCTGATGAAAGAGGAAGAGGCGCGGCTCATGGCCGAGCGTCAGCGAGAGATGGAGGCGCTGGAGCACCGCCAAGCGCTGGAGCGGAGGACGGTGGAGGCGCGCGCACGGACCGCGCAACGCGAGGCAGAGCTCGCCGCGGAGCGACAGCGGGCGGCAGAGCAGGCGCACCGAGAGCTGATGGCGGAGGAGGAGGTGCGTCTCTCGGCGGAGCGACAGAGAGAAGCCGACGCAATGGCACATGAGCAGGCGCTCGAGCAGCGGGCACTCGACGCGAAGCTGTCCCAGGCGCGCCAGCGAGGGGAAGCCGAGCGGGAGAGAGGGCGAGGAGAGATGGAGCTGCGGCGGGCTCAGGGGGAGCTGGAGGCGACGCTGCTGCGGCTCCAGCGCGAGAGCTGCGTCGACCTGAGCGCAGCGAGGCTGGAAGAGGTGATGCTGACGGAGACGCTACCCAAGGTGGCCGAGTCGTTCCGAGGGACGTTCGACAAGGTGAACGTGACCTCATCGGACGGCGATCTGTTCGGGTTCCTGTCGGCCGGGTTGGAGCAGGTGATGCGTGTCGCCCGCACGCGCGGACAGGCGCCGCGCGAGGACGAGCCACAGCGGCCGTGA
- a CDS encoding CDP-alcohol phosphatidyltransferase family protein has product MVLASPAPEGQLQTLVAGVPLVLRAALALEGAGASRIFLVVSAEDASSAANLAKDPRLGVQVSVITAASWEAGVAQVCEGAAGPLLITSAHMVADPAIYRRLMETSLNKRDAAAACRNGRALGPLFVTPALGSQLFHESTTVVSSDDATSSASFAAAVDALIASGKAISMDVGARWAVRVDTTEGRRLAEDALLEACRKPVDGLVARYINRPVSLAVSRRLAGVGITPNAVTLATLAIALGGAVVASRGGYGPMLLGAVCLQVSSVLDGVDGELARLRFQGSPLGQWLDTVSDDLSTLAFYGGITIGLLRGSASSGEALLSTESVIACGVVAMVTLALTSAQYYAELWRLGAGDFYALEWDFAETGGGLRTRVVRLARLLLKRDLFTLLYLVLALAGALPIALLLGAAGHSVTLAAATARTLRRRPAS; this is encoded by the coding sequence GTGGTGCTGGCCTCACCAGCCCCAGAGGGGCAGCTCCAGACGCTGGTGGCAGGCGTGCCGCTCGTGCTGCGTGCAGCGCTGGCGCTGGAAGGCGCGGGTGCGAGCCGCATCTTCCTGGTGGTGAGCGCAGAAGATGCGTCGAGCGCAGCGAACCTGGCGAAGGATCCTCGGCTGGGTGTGCAGGTCTCGGTGATCACGGCGGCCTCATGGGAGGCTGGTGTGGCCCAGGTCTGCGAAGGTGCTGCAGGGCCGCTGCTGATCACGTCTGCACACATGGTGGCCGATCCGGCGATCTACCGGCGGCTCATGGAGACTTCCCTCAACAAACGAGACGCGGCAGCCGCCTGTCGAAACGGACGGGCACTCGGGCCCCTCTTCGTGACGCCTGCGCTCGGGAGCCAGCTCTTCCACGAGAGCACCACCGTCGTCTCTTCGGACGACGCGACCTCCAGCGCCAGCTTCGCAGCGGCCGTCGACGCGCTCATCGCCAGTGGCAAGGCAATCTCCATGGACGTCGGCGCCCGATGGGCGGTGCGCGTCGACACAACGGAGGGACGACGGCTGGCAGAGGACGCACTGCTCGAGGCTTGTCGAAAGCCCGTGGATGGTCTCGTCGCGCGGTACATCAACCGGCCCGTGTCGCTCGCCGTGTCGCGACGCCTGGCCGGTGTGGGGATCACACCGAACGCCGTCACGCTGGCCACGCTCGCGATCGCGCTCGGCGGCGCCGTGGTCGCGTCGCGCGGAGGGTACGGGCCGATGCTCCTGGGCGCGGTATGTCTGCAGGTGAGCTCGGTGCTCGATGGGGTAGACGGTGAGCTTGCTCGTCTACGGTTCCAAGGTTCGCCGCTGGGACAGTGGCTCGACACCGTCTCCGACGACCTGTCGACGCTCGCCTTCTACGGTGGCATCACGATCGGGTTGCTACGCGGAAGCGCTTCCTCGGGGGAAGCCCTCCTGAGTACAGAGAGCGTGATCGCTTGCGGGGTGGTGGCGATGGTCACGCTGGCCCTGACGTCGGCACAGTACTACGCGGAGCTCTGGCGGCTCGGCGCGGGTGATTTCTATGCGCTGGAGTGGGACTTTGCCGAGACCGGAGGCGGGCTGCGGACGAGGGTCGTGCGGCTTGCCCGCTTGTTGCTCAAGCGGGACCTCTTCACACTCCTGTATCTCGTCCTCGCCCTTGCCGGCGCGCTGCCCATCGCCCTGCTGCTCGGCGCGGCGGGGCACTCGGTCACGCTGGCGGCAGCGACGGCGCGCACGCTGCGCCGAAGGCCGGCGTCATGA
- a CDS encoding serine/threonine-protein kinase, translating into MKPGDLIQSRYRLGQLLGAGASGSVWAAKNELIDRDVALKVMPPEVAEDAVALQRFFNEAKASGRVRSPSIVEILDLGQAENGSPFLVFELLTGEGLDQKLLREGILSPEVLVEIFIGIARALELAHQQNIVHRDLKPANLYIHRTSHGELVGKILDFGISKIFDTTQNFTLTRTGCVVGSPAYMSPEQASGREDLDGRADIWSVGVVMYEALTATLPHQAPNYNALMVRILTQDCDPVMTRKPDLPPSLCAVVDGCLKREREQRTASAGLLASQLEGILRELRAARYRAEGGRRSSDRHLPSSIPPPGESRSARSVSRQRRRTRTALILIAAGIGLGVGLSVLVILSMTWLR; encoded by the coding sequence TTGAAGCCCGGCGATCTCATTCAGTCTCGTTATCGGCTCGGCCAGCTCCTCGGAGCTGGCGCCAGTGGTTCAGTGTGGGCCGCAAAAAACGAGCTCATCGACCGCGATGTCGCCCTCAAGGTGATGCCGCCCGAGGTGGCCGAAGACGCCGTTGCTCTGCAGCGCTTCTTCAACGAAGCGAAGGCGAGCGGCCGTGTGCGCAGCCCGAGCATCGTCGAGATCCTCGATCTCGGCCAGGCGGAGAACGGCTCTCCATTCCTCGTCTTCGAGCTGCTCACCGGGGAAGGGCTCGATCAGAAGCTCCTCAGAGAAGGCATCCTCAGCCCAGAGGTCCTGGTCGAGATCTTCATCGGCATCGCGCGAGCCCTCGAGCTCGCCCACCAGCAGAACATCGTCCATCGGGATCTCAAGCCGGCGAACCTCTACATCCACCGCACCTCGCATGGGGAGCTCGTGGGGAAGATCCTCGACTTCGGCATCAGCAAGATCTTCGACACGACCCAGAACTTCACCCTCACCCGGACCGGCTGCGTCGTGGGCTCACCGGCTTACATGTCGCCAGAGCAAGCCTCCGGGCGTGAGGACCTCGATGGCCGAGCAGACATCTGGTCGGTCGGCGTCGTCATGTACGAGGCGCTCACGGCCACGCTGCCGCACCAGGCGCCGAACTACAACGCACTCATGGTCCGCATCCTGACGCAGGACTGCGACCCGGTGATGACCCGCAAGCCCGACCTCCCGCCCAGTTTGTGCGCCGTGGTCGACGGTTGCTTGAAGCGGGAGCGCGAGCAGCGCACGGCATCGGCGGGTCTCCTCGCCAGCCAGCTCGAAGGCATCCTCCGCGAGCTACGCGCTGCCCGCTATCGAGCTGAAGGGGGCCGACGTTCCTCCGACCGACATCTGCCGTCCTCCATTCCTCCGCCCGGCGAATCTCGCTCCGCCCGCTCCGTGTCCCGACAGCGACGACGTACCCGTACGGCGCTGATCCTGATCGCGGCTGGCATCGGTCTCGGCGTCGGCCTCAGCGTGCTCGTCATCTTGAGCATGACCTGGCTGCGTTGA
- the glnA gene encoding type I glutamate--ammonia ligase — translation MKPKEVIAFARENDCKFVDLKFIDLPGIWQHTTIPASRLDEDLFEEGIGFDGSSVRGWQPINASDMLMTPDPTTAKIDPFHAHRTLSLICKISDPVTGQPYGRDPRYIAQKAENYLKASGIADTAFFGPEAEFFVFDSVRYDVSPRGSFYEIDSDEAAWNTGKPGPNFGHKVRHKEGYFPVPPTDVLHDLRAEMMSQLMESGIEVEVGHHEVASAGQCEIGMRFSTLTRVADNLMWYKYVVKNVAKRNGKTATFMPKPVYGDNGSGMHCHQSLWKEGRPLFAGDGYAGLSDIGLWYIGGILKHASALAALTNPTTNSYRRLVPGYEAPVNLAYSSRNRSASIRIPLPPGSSPKGRRIEVRFPDATCNPYLAFAAMMLAGLDGIMNRIDPGDPLDKDIYALSPEELKGVPHVPGALNEALDALERNHEFLLRGDVFTRDIIQTWIDYKREREVDAVRIRPVPYEFFLYYDV, via the coding sequence ATGAAGCCGAAAGAGGTCATCGCATTCGCGCGCGAGAACGACTGCAAGTTCGTCGATCTCAAGTTCATCGATCTGCCTGGCATCTGGCAGCACACCACTATCCCTGCCAGCCGCCTGGATGAAGACCTCTTCGAGGAGGGGATCGGGTTCGATGGCTCCTCGGTGCGCGGCTGGCAGCCGATCAACGCCAGCGACATGCTGATGACGCCGGACCCGACGACGGCGAAGATCGATCCCTTCCACGCCCACAGGACCCTCAGCCTGATCTGCAAGATCAGCGATCCGGTCACCGGCCAGCCCTACGGCCGCGATCCGAGATACATCGCTCAGAAGGCCGAGAACTACCTCAAGGCGAGCGGCATCGCCGACACCGCCTTCTTCGGCCCCGAGGCGGAGTTCTTCGTCTTCGACTCCGTGCGTTACGACGTCTCCCCGCGCGGTTCCTTCTACGAGATCGACAGCGATGAAGCGGCCTGGAACACCGGCAAGCCGGGCCCCAACTTCGGTCACAAGGTGCGGCACAAGGAGGGCTACTTCCCGGTCCCTCCGACAGACGTCCTGCATGATCTCCGCGCCGAGATGATGAGCCAGCTCATGGAGAGCGGCATTGAGGTCGAGGTGGGCCATCACGAGGTGGCTTCCGCAGGCCAGTGTGAGATCGGCATGCGTTTCTCCACCCTTACCAGGGTCGCCGACAACCTCATGTGGTACAAGTACGTCGTCAAGAACGTCGCCAAGCGGAACGGCAAGACGGCGACCTTCATGCCGAAGCCCGTCTATGGCGATAACGGCAGCGGCATGCACTGCCACCAGTCCCTCTGGAAGGAGGGGCGCCCCCTCTTCGCTGGCGACGGCTACGCAGGCCTGTCCGACATCGGCCTCTGGTACATCGGAGGCATCCTCAAGCACGCCAGCGCGCTCGCCGCCCTCACCAACCCGACGACCAACAGCTACCGGCGCCTGGTCCCTGGCTACGAGGCCCCGGTGAACCTCGCCTACTCGAGCCGCAACCGCTCGGCCTCCATCCGCATTCCCCTGCCCCCTGGTTCCAGCCCGAAGGGCCGCCGGATCGAGGTGCGCTTCCCCGATGCGACCTGCAACCCCTACCTCGCCTTCGCCGCCATGATGCTCGCCGGACTCGACGGGATCATGAACCGCATCGATCCAGGTGATCCGCTGGACAAGGACATCTACGCCCTCTCTCCCGAGGAGCTGAAGGGGGTCCCCCACGTCCCTGGCGCGCTCAACGAAGCCCTCGACGCACTGGAGCGAAACCACGAGTTCCTCCTCCGTGGCGACGTGTTCACACGTGACATCATCCAGACATGGATCGACTACAAGCGTGAGCGGGAAGTCGACGCTGTCCGGATCCGGCCGGTTCCCTACGAGTTCTTCCTGTACTACGACGTCTGA
- a CDS encoding P-II family nitrogen regulator, which yields MKKVEAIIKPFKLDEVKDALAEVGIQGMTVTEVKGFGRTGGKKEVYRGSAYVVDFVPKVKIEIVVPDDMVNDVIDAIEKSAKTGRIGDGKIFVMPVEEAVRIRTGERGEDAI from the coding sequence ATGAAGAAGGTCGAGGCGATCATCAAGCCGTTCAAGCTCGACGAGGTCAAGGACGCCCTCGCCGAGGTTGGCATCCAGGGCATGACCGTCACCGAAGTGAAGGGCTTCGGTCGGACTGGAGGCAAGAAGGAAGTCTATCGAGGCTCCGCCTACGTCGTCGACTTCGTCCCCAAAGTGAAGATCGAGATCGTCGTCCCCGACGACATGGTGAACGACGTCATCGACGCCATCGAAAAGAGCGCGAAAACTGGGCGGATCGGCGACGGGAAGATCTTCGTGATGCCCGTGGAAGAGGCAGTGCGGATCCGCACCGGGGAGCGGGGCGAGGACGCGATCTAG